A stretch of the Oceanicola sp. D3 genome encodes the following:
- a CDS encoding HAD-IA family hydrolase — protein MTALRCIIFDVDGTLVDSQNEIVAAMTEGFAAVGRVAPPRAQILSIVGLSLDVGIARLCPEASPQDVQTMVAGYKDAFVEIRRTSEPAVFYPGMRELLDDLARTPENLLCVATGKSRRGLDALFKSSGLAGVFTSEQVSDHHPSKPHPAMLEAAQRETGCEAGQAVMIGDTSFDMEMARNAGIAGLGVSWGYHPPGALIEAGAGEVVDEAGALPEAILRATGG, from the coding sequence ATGACCGCGCTGCGTTGCATCATCTTCGATGTCGACGGCACGCTGGTGGACAGCCAGAACGAGATTGTCGCCGCGATGACAGAGGGCTTTGCCGCCGTTGGCCGGGTGGCCCCGCCGCGCGCGCAGATCCTCTCCATCGTCGGCCTTTCGCTCGATGTGGGCATCGCTCGCCTGTGCCCCGAGGCCAGCCCGCAGGATGTGCAGACCATGGTGGCGGGCTATAAGGATGCTTTCGTGGAAATTCGCCGCACATCTGAGCCGGCGGTATTCTATCCGGGCATGCGCGAGCTGCTGGATGATCTTGCCCGCACGCCCGAAAACCTGCTCTGCGTTGCCACCGGAAAATCCCGCCGCGGGCTTGATGCGCTGTTTAAGTCGTCGGGGCTTGCGGGTGTGTTTACCTCCGAGCAGGTGTCAGACCATCACCCCTCCAAGCCGCATCCGGCGATGCTGGAGGCCGCGCAGCGCGAAACCGGCTGCGAGGCCGGGCAGGCGGTGATGATCGGGGATACCAGTTTTGACATGGAGATGGCCCGCAACGCCGGGATCGCCGGGCTTGGCGTGAGCTGGGGCTACCACCCGCCGGGCGCGCTGATCGAGGCGGGCGCGGGCGAAGTTGTAGACGAAGCCGGGGCGCTGCCGGAGGCGATCCTGCGGGCGACGGGAGGCTGA
- a CDS encoding ATP12 family chaperone protein produces MAEWAAKRFWKAANVVPEGESFAVHLDGRPLKTPAKAALLLPSEPLAHAVAAEWEAQGDKINPATMPFTRSANSAIDRVAPQHAEVTEIVAAYGESDLICYRAESPAALVARQAEAWDPLVDWARDVLNAPLIMTTGVMHVRQPATSVEVLRALVKRQDAFALTALHDLTALSGSLIIGFAALEGQATPEELWALSRVDEDWQIAQWGEDEEATEVAARKRGDFLHAAALHRISRPTA; encoded by the coding sequence ATGGCGGAGTGGGCAGCAAAACGATTCTGGAAAGCGGCCAACGTGGTGCCCGAGGGCGAGAGCTTTGCCGTGCATCTCGACGGTCGCCCGCTGAAAACCCCGGCCAAGGCTGCGCTGCTGTTGCCGAGTGAGCCGCTGGCCCATGCCGTGGCCGCCGAATGGGAGGCACAGGGCGATAAGATCAACCCGGCCACCATGCCCTTCACCCGCTCCGCCAACTCCGCAATCGACCGGGTGGCCCCACAACACGCCGAAGTGACCGAGATCGTCGCCGCCTATGGCGAGAGTGACCTGATCTGCTATCGCGCTGAGAGCCCCGCCGCCCTCGTCGCTCGCCAGGCCGAAGCCTGGGATCCGCTGGTGGACTGGGCGCGCGATGTGCTGAACGCGCCGCTCATCATGACAACAGGGGTGATGCATGTGCGCCAACCGGCCACCAGCGTCGAGGTTCTGCGGGCGCTGGTCAAACGGCAGGATGCCTTTGCACTGACGGCGCTGCATGACCTGACAGCCCTGTCTGGTTCGCTTATTATCGGTTTTGCCGCGCTGGAGGGGCAGGCCACACCCGAGGAGCTCTGGGCGCTGAGCCGGGTGGATGAAGACTGGCAGATCGCTCAATGGGGCGAGGATGAAGAGGCCACCGAGGTCGCCGCCCGCAAACGGGGTGATTTTTTGCATGCGGCGGCCCTGCACCGCATCTCCCGCCCGACTGCCTGA